The following are encoded in a window of Citrobacter freundii genomic DNA:
- a CDS encoding multidrug ABC transporter permease/ATP-binding protein, protein MELLLLVWRQYRWPFISVMALSLASAALGIGLIAFINQRLIETVDTTLMVLPEFLGLLLLLMIVTLGSQLALTTLGHHFVYRLRSEFIKRILDTHVERIEQLGSAALLAGLTSDIRNITIAFVRLPELVQGIILTVGSAAYLAMLSTKMLLVTAIWMAITIWGGFVLVARVYKHMATLRETEDKLYNDYQTVLEGRKELTLNRERAEHIFNQLYVPDAKEYRHHIIRADTFHLSAVNWSNIMMLGAIGLVFWMANSLGWADTNVAATYSLTLLFLRTPLLSAVGALPTLLTAQVAFNKLNKFALAPFKAEFPRPTAFPNWKTLELRNVVFHYQDNAFSVGPVNLTIHRGELIFLIGGNGSGKSTLAMLLTGLYQPQSGEILLDGKAAAVDKPEDYRKLFSAVFTDVWLFDKLLGPEGQSANPALVDKWLEHLQMAHKLELNDGRILNLKLSKGQKKRVALLLALAEERDIILLDEWAADQDPHFRREFYQVLLPLMQEMGKTIFAISHDDHYFIHADRLLEMRNGQLTELLGDDRDAASRDAVARTA, encoded by the coding sequence ATGGAACTTTTACTTCTTGTCTGGCGGCAGTATCGCTGGCCATTTATCAGCGTCATGGCGCTCAGCCTTGCCAGTGCTGCGTTGGGGATTGGGCTGATTGCGTTTATCAACCAGCGCCTGATTGAAACGGTCGACACCACGCTTATGGTGCTGCCGGAGTTTCTCGGCCTGCTGCTGTTGCTGATGATCGTGACCCTTGGTTCACAGCTGGCGTTGACCACGCTGGGACACCACTTTGTCTACCGTCTGCGTAGCGAATTTATCAAACGTATTCTGGATACTCACGTCGAGCGCATCGAACAGCTCGGTAGCGCCGCGTTGCTGGCTGGCTTAACCAGCGATATCCGCAATATCACCATCGCCTTTGTCCGCCTGCCGGAGCTGGTGCAGGGGATTATATTGACCGTCGGGTCTGCGGCATATCTGGCGATGCTGTCGACCAAAATGTTGCTGGTGACGGCAATCTGGATGGCGATCACCATCTGGGGTGGATTTGTGCTGGTGGCGCGGGTGTACAAACACATGGCCACGTTGCGTGAAACCGAAGACAAGCTGTACAACGATTACCAGACGGTGCTGGAAGGGCGCAAAGAGCTGACCCTTAACCGTGAACGTGCTGAGCATATTTTTAATCAACTGTACGTCCCGGATGCCAAAGAGTACCGCCACCATATTATTCGTGCCGATACCTTCCACCTGAGCGCGGTCAACTGGTCGAATATTATGATGTTGGGTGCCATTGGCCTGGTGTTCTGGATGGCTAACAGCCTCGGCTGGGCGGATACCAACGTCGCGGCAACCTATTCGCTGACGCTGCTGTTCCTGCGTACGCCGCTGCTGTCTGCCGTTGGCGCGCTGCCCACGCTGCTCACCGCCCAGGTGGCGTTTAATAAACTGAATAAATTTGCACTGGCACCGTTCAAGGCTGAATTCCCTCGTCCTACTGCATTCCCAAACTGGAAAACGCTCGAGCTACGTAACGTAGTTTTCCACTATCAGGACAATGCTTTCTCCGTTGGGCCGGTCAATCTGACCATTCACCGTGGCGAGCTGATCTTCCTGATTGGCGGCAATGGCAGCGGGAAATCTACGCTGGCCATGTTACTGACTGGGTTATACCAGCCGCAGTCTGGCGAGATCCTGCTCGACGGTAAGGCGGCGGCGGTCGACAAACCTGAAGACTACCGCAAGCTGTTCTCCGCCGTGTTTACCGACGTCTGGCTGTTTGACAAACTGCTGGGGCCGGAAGGTCAATCGGCCAACCCGGCGCTGGTCGATAAGTGGCTGGAACATCTGCAGATGGCGCACAAGCTGGAGTTGAACGACGGGCGCATTCTGAATCTTAAGCTGTCGAAAGGGCAGAAAAAACGCGTGGCGCTGCTGCTGGCGTTAGCCGAGGAACGCGACATTATTCTGCTGGATGAATGGGCTGCCGATCAGGACCCGCACTTCCGGCGCGAATTCTACCAGGTGCTGTTGCCGTTGATGCAAGAGATGGGCAAAACCATTTTTGCCATTAGTCACGATGATCACTACTTTATTCATGCCGATCGCTTGCTTGAGATGCGCAATGGCCAGCTGACTGAGCTGTTGGGCGACGATCGCGACGCTGCCTCGCGTGATGCCGTCGCACGTACTGCCTGA
- the mgtE gene encoding magnesium transporter codes for MSVINKNSARLRDEERARLIWLLTTDKAIISTLLGKLTLAEQYDVGTLADDIAEVGALVEHLPPPDLADTLEALPSEERHALWRLIQSDKRGYVLLEASENVWDDLIDEMSDRELLDALQYLDIDEQIYVVQHLPRNLTGRLLATLPAEERARVRQVMHYEKNRVGAIMEFEVITVRPDVTLEVVQRYLRRLGKMPENTDKLFVTDRNKVLVGELTLTRILLNDVQRKVSEVMEDDPLTFAPEDIAEHAARTFERDNLVSAAVVDPTGKLMGRLTIDEIVDVVYEETDTDLRRMGGLSAGEDVFAPVTKAVKTRWAWLAVNLCTAFIASRVIDGFEHTISQLVALASLMPIVAGIGGNTGNQTITMIVRALALQNIQPGNLTFLILREMGVAVINGLVWGGIMGGITWWLYDDMALGGVMTLAMMLNLLMAALMGVIIPMTMVKLGRDPAIGSSVMITAITDTGGFFIFLGLATLFLV; via the coding sequence ATGTCCGTAATAAACAAAAATAGCGCCAGGCTACGTGATGAAGAACGTGCCCGCCTGATCTGGCTGCTGACCACTGATAAAGCCATTATTTCAACGCTGTTGGGCAAGCTTACCCTGGCTGAGCAATATGACGTCGGTACGCTTGCCGACGATATTGCTGAGGTAGGGGCGCTGGTGGAGCATTTGCCGCCACCCGATCTGGCCGATACCCTCGAAGCATTACCCTCCGAAGAGCGTCACGCGCTGTGGCGGCTGATCCAAAGCGACAAGCGTGGTTATGTGTTGCTGGAGGCGTCTGAAAACGTCTGGGACGATCTGATCGATGAAATGTCGGACCGGGAATTGCTCGACGCGCTGCAATACCTCGACATCGACGAGCAGATTTACGTGGTGCAGCATTTACCGCGTAACCTGACCGGTCGACTGCTGGCGACGTTACCGGCGGAAGAGCGGGCGCGCGTGCGCCAGGTGATGCACTACGAGAAGAATCGCGTCGGTGCGATCATGGAGTTCGAGGTCATTACCGTGCGCCCGGACGTGACGCTGGAGGTGGTACAACGCTACCTGCGACGGCTGGGTAAAATGCCGGAGAACACCGATAAACTCTTCGTCACCGACCGCAATAAAGTGCTGGTGGGCGAGCTGACGTTAACCCGTATTCTGCTCAATGACGTGCAACGCAAAGTCAGTGAGGTGATGGAAGACGATCCGCTCACCTTTGCTCCGGAAGATATCGCCGAGCACGCCGCGCGTACCTTTGAACGTGATAACCTGGTCAGTGCGGCGGTGGTGGACCCAACCGGCAAGCTGATGGGGCGTTTAACCATCGATGAGATCGTCGATGTGGTGTATGAAGAAACGGACACCGATCTGCGCCGGATGGGGGGCTTAAGCGCCGGAGAAGATGTCTTTGCCCCGGTTACCAAAGCGGTAAAAACCCGTTGGGCCTGGCTGGCCGTTAATCTCTGTACCGCATTTATCGCATCGCGCGTCATCGACGGTTTTGAACACACGATTTCACAGTTGGTGGCGCTGGCCTCGCTCATGCCCATCGTGGCGGGGATCGGCGGCAATACCGGTAATCAGACCATCACCATGATTGTCCGCGCACTGGCGCTGCAAAACATTCAGCCAGGAAACCTTACGTTCCTGATCCTGCGCGAAATGGGCGTGGCGGTGATTAACGGGCTGGTCTGGGGCGGGATTATGGGCGGCATCACCTGGTGGTTGTACGATGACATGGCGCTCGGCGGCGTGATGACCCTGGCAATGATGCTTAATCTGTTAATGGCAGCGCTGATGGGGGTGATTATTCCAATGACCATGGTCAAGCTGGGGCGCGACCCGGCGATCGGCTCAAGCGTGATGATCACCGCTATTACCGACACCGGCGGGTTCTTTATTTTTCTCGGTCTGGCGACGCTGTTTTTGGTGTAG
- a CDS encoding SulP family inorganic anion transporter, with amino-acid sequence MSATDSSPAAVAEHSVGVVLRQPRLLMRETLAGVVTALALIPEVISFSVIAGVDPKVSLIASVVLCLAMSFLGGRPAMVTAAAGSVALVIGPMVHQHGVQYILPAVLLAGVIQILFGVLGMARLMRFIPGAVMTGFVNALGILIFFAQVPHFWSKSPLIWGLFVLTLLIVLWVPRFIKSIPAPLIAIVLLTVFTVTSGQLLPTVGDEGSLSGGLPGFTQLLVPLNLHTLAIIWPCALSIAFVGLMESLLTARLVDDLTVTPSNKNRESTGLGIANILAGLYGGIAGCAMIGQTIVNVEMGKGRSRVSTFAAGLVLLLLVTALSDMMAKIPMSVLAGIMVIVAVKTFSWHSIQPATLAKMPVSETLVMLITVAATVSTGNLAIGVVAGVLTMLVLPRIVRGKRPTTPKTASPDREK; translated from the coding sequence ATGTCTGCGACTGATTCATCCCCTGCCGCCGTGGCGGAACATTCCGTCGGCGTTGTGCTGCGTCAACCCCGCCTGCTGATGCGCGAAACACTGGCCGGCGTGGTCACGGCGCTGGCGCTGATCCCGGAAGTGATCTCGTTTTCTGTTATCGCCGGCGTAGACCCCAAAGTCAGCCTGATAGCCTCGGTTGTCCTGTGTCTGGCGATGTCCTTTTTAGGCGGACGTCCGGCCATGGTTACCGCCGCAGCCGGATCGGTGGCGCTGGTGATTGGCCCAATGGTGCATCAGCACGGCGTACAGTACATCCTGCCCGCGGTGCTGCTGGCCGGGGTTATCCAAATCCTGTTTGGTGTATTGGGGATGGCACGACTGATGCGTTTTATCCCTGGGGCCGTGATGACCGGCTTTGTTAACGCGCTAGGCATCTTGATCTTCTTTGCTCAGGTTCCGCACTTCTGGAGTAAAAGCCCGTTGATTTGGGGGCTGTTTGTTCTGACGCTGCTTATCGTGCTGTGGGTACCGCGGTTTATTAAAAGCATTCCCGCGCCGCTGATTGCCATCGTGCTGCTGACGGTCTTCACCGTGACCAGCGGGCAGTTGTTGCCTACCGTCGGTGACGAAGGCTCATTGAGCGGTGGATTACCCGGATTCACGCAGCTGTTGGTGCCTCTCAACCTGCACACGTTGGCGATTATCTGGCCCTGCGCGCTGAGTATTGCCTTTGTCGGCTTGATGGAGTCGCTGCTTACCGCCCGACTGGTTGACGATCTGACGGTCACGCCCTCGAATAAAAATCGTGAAAGTACGGGGCTGGGGATAGCCAATATTCTGGCCGGGTTATATGGCGGTATCGCCGGATGCGCGATGATTGGTCAAACGATTGTTAACGTTGAGATGGGTAAAGGACGCAGCCGCGTCTCCACGTTCGCCGCTGGGCTGGTCTTGCTGCTGTTGGTCACTGCGTTAAGCGACATGATGGCAAAAATCCCCATGTCAGTGCTGGCAGGTATTATGGTCATTGTGGCGGTGAAAACGTTCAGTTGGCACAGCATTCAGCCAGCGACACTGGCGAAAATGCCGGTCAGCGAAACGCTGGTGATGCTGATTACCGTTGCTGCAACGGTGTCGACCGGCAACCTGGCTATTGGCGTGGTTGCCGGGGTATTGACGATGCTGGTCCTACCGCGCATCGTCAGAGGCAAACGCCCGACTACACCAAAAACAGCGTCGCCAGACCGAGAAAAATAA